acgaccacaaagagtttaaaatggatttttaaatcaattaggaaaaattaacctcgcggtcctccttgacagaaaagttcctacttgacagctcgttccaaggggaccatagttgatccatcgaaaaaatgttatcttgtcaattttttttctgcattaaaatgaaaaaaagtgatcagaaatggtttttaatcgtgttttttaccgttgtgcataaaaattgacatagggctttagtacccaatttataaaaaagtgtctagcttaacaaaaaataaagcttcAATGATATGTGATCCCAAAGAAAAGTGCAAAacatgaaatcaaatttgcaatggcctatttttgttgaattcaaTTGGTTTACGTTATTTTGACAAATAAGAAATAGTCAAAATGTAACATAATAAcgatttaaaattgttgaatttttatttttggtataattaaaaaaaagggttGTCCTTGGGCTCTCGTTTAGGTCGCGGAACTAAATAAActacttttttaaaactaaatttccaatttcaagctgaattaaaaaaaatgatcgaaagATTTAcacacaaaatgctttatacatttaacagaaaaaaaattaaccctctactgcccaaatttttttttcgacaatttttatttttcccgtgttcaggaggtcatttcgagcaacttttgttctacgaaaaactttacttctcttgttttatgtttttggtttttaatttttagtatttaaatctgcatttccagatttttttgaaaaggtcctataagctattgcctttcatatgtttatactgccgttctacgcataattgtcccatgtcatttttggacgattttgactttttgacatttttaagtttagtttgatataaactttaagaaaaacacataaaatctagtactttgttcggaaactcatcaaaaacaacaccaagtctgtttgtcccatcgttacacttctacgcataattgtcccaccaagtattttctttaaCGGAATCATTACTTTTACGAagtattgtgtcttgtttacctgttggttagcaagaggattactaataagagtgataaactgctaactgggatgaTTCGGGACTTAAAGGatgaatagggacccacgggacaattaagCGTAGAATCACAGAAATCggaagaaaaatttcaatcgcgtttttctcagatgcacatttttgaacatgggacaattatgcgtagaacggcagtataggacctaataaaaaaaaagtcgagatttatcttgctttgtttgtttgtttttggtagtatttggcctactctaccacctcctataattacattttgcctatctattttttatgtttttacagtaactttttcaatttttgcatgtttttcacattttctgctataaaatggcaccattatcatttaaattgtaaataaatgcgtagaggcacagtatggggcactagaaaaattactgcatacttctttttacttaaaatacaagaatttcaattcaattcaattcattttatttaccgaaataacaattttacatcTTGTGTGATTGGCTGGTTCATAGAGATAtggtgttccttgcaactatttctttttcatttaccgcttggtaacagaaggttcttTAAATGCAAATAGTcaaaaactagggaaaatttggccaaaaaaacCTAGTGAGATCGTAACTTGGGGTTCCTTAAAACTAATATCACAGAAGAGTGGTGGGGTCGAGTTCTGCTCCATTACAGGGGAAGGATGGCTTCTATCAGTGGGTTGTCCGACATCTGGCAGCTGGTCCGGAACTTCTGGAACAGGCGATCGATAAACTGGTCGATCGTCTCCAGTTCGGCAAGCTGGTGGAGATCATCGGTGGGGTGCCACGGATTGAGGTTGTGGATCATCTTCAGCAATTTGTTCTGCATCCTTTGAAGCTTTTTGCGGTGGGTAGCTGCGCAAGTTTTCCACATTGGAGATCCGTACGTCAGGACTGCACGGAAAACGCACTTGTAGAGCAACAGCTTGTTGTGGAGTTGTAATCGAGAGCGGCGGTTCACCAGCGAGTAGAGAGCCTTCGTCAGGTTTTTGCACTTTTTGAGCGTCTGGTCGATGTGCTTGTCGTAGCGAAGCCCGGTGTCTAGGACAAAGCCTAGATACTTGGCCTCTTTGGACCAGTCCACCTCCAATCCACAGACTTTAACCTTGGAACTCGGGAGGTACTTGGGCGCTCTTCGGCGCGTAAAGTAGATGGCTTGCGTCTTGGAAGGGTTGATTTTAATCCTccactttttttgaaactcCTCCAGACGGTTCTGAGCAGCTTGAAGTTTGATTGTGACGATTTTCGGATCGTTGTCTGTTGCAAAGAAGCCAGTATCGTCAGCAAAGAACGCATACGACACTCCGTCAATCATCAGTACATCAGCAGTGAAGATGTTGTACAGCGTTGGGCTTAGAACCGAGCCTTGGGGCACGCCACAAGGTATTCCGTGGATGGTCGACATTGCACCGTTGACGTTCACTTGAAAACTTCTGCCCTTCAGGAAGGAGTGCAACATTTTGACAAGATACAGTGGGAAGTTGGCTACTATCAGCTTGTGGACAATAGCTTCCTGCCACACCGTGTCATAAGCTTTCTCTACGTCCAGCATCAGCATGCCCGTAGATTTCTTCGAGGCAAATCCTTTCTTGACTGCTTGCGCGATCCTCACGAGCTGGTGGTTCGTCGAATGCGCTCGCCTGAATCCGAATTGCTCGTCGGGGACGATGCGGTTGTTGTCCAAGTGTCGGTTCATTCGTGCGAGTATTATCCGTTCCAGGACCTTACTGAGCGTACTCAGCAGGCTTATGGGACGATAGTTTCCGGGTTGCGTGATGTCCTTATTCGGCTTTGGTACAGCTACCACCAACGCGTGTTTCCACGCAGCAGGAAAGTAGGTCAGCTTCAGGCAGGCATTGTAGATTTTTGTGAGGTAGATTAGTCCTTTTCGTGGAAGGTGCTTCAGCGTTATGTTCCGCAGACCGTCTTGACCTGGTGCTTTCCTGTTTTTCAGCTTCCGGAAGATAGCTTTAATCTCACTTGGCTTTGTGTATGTGGACCAGTCGTCGTTGCTTTCGTTCGCCTCTGTCACCAGCGACATCGAACGCGCTACCTCATCGTGCACGGAAGGGTCTCCCGGCAGGGTGTTGTCGTGTGCCCTTGCGAAACATTCAGCAAGCACTCTGGCTTTCTCCGCGGGGGAGATGACCAGGCCATCATCAATACGAAAAGGAGGATTGTGTTTAACTTTGTTCCGTACGAGCTTGGAGATTTTCCAGAACTTTTTGTGGCCATTGGCGATATCGCGGACCGTATCGCCGAAATTTTTGTACTTCAGTTCGCTGCACTCTTTTTGGATCCGTTGGTTCAGCGTTTCGACGATCAGGCCCAGAACAGGATCTCGCGAACGGATGAACTGCCTTCGGCGGGTGTTCCGCAGTGTAATCAATAGCTTAATCCCATCCGGTAGGACCACTTTCTGCGGATTGTGCTCCACCCAGGGGACTGCAACGTCTTCAGCTTCCAGCACAGCAGTCGTGAATAGGCGAATAGAGGCGTCAATTTCGGCTGTTGACTGGATGCTGTTTAGCGCCTCAGCCGTTCCGTCCAGCTTTCCGCCAACTTCCCGCTGGAATCGGACCCAGTTTGCTCGGTCGTAGCAGCGAATTCGTTTTGCTTGTGACTCCACCTGGATGTTGCAGTCGATCTCAAATGTCACGGGCAAGTGATCTGACGAAAGCTCTTGGTGAGTTTTTGGAACTGACATGTTGACCCGATTATTGGACAGAACCAGATCGATGATCGATGGGCGTGCACGACCACGCGGGATGTACGTCGGCGTTGTGGGTGCATGGATGAAGAAGTCAGATGTGCGAAACAGGTTCATCAGAATGTTTCCAGTCTGGTTCGCCCGCGAGCAGTTCCACATCCTATGGCGTGAGTTGAGATCCCCCACGATGAAGTAAGCTTCACTTTGCCTCGTCAGGGACCCGATGTCTCGTTTGAAGTTGATTCGATCTGCTTTGCTGCGTCCTCCCGGGAAGTAAGCAGCAATTATGTTGATTGGAACGCCCATTGTTTGAACCCGAACGCCAACAGCTTCAATCACCTTCGTCCGTAGATCGTCCATCGGCTTGAAGTCAATTCCCCTTTTGACCAGAACAGCAACTCCGCCTCCTCTTTCGGCAATTTCCGATGATCGATCCAGTCGTACAACTGAGTAGCCATCGATGAAGAACGAAACGTTTTCCTGGAGCCACGTTTCAGTAATAACGGCAACATCAATTTTCTGCGACACAATGAACTCAGAGAGTTCAAGTGCCTTCTTCGGAACGGATCGTCCGTTCCAGTTCAAAACTTTTAGTTTGTTCAAGCTAGTGAACGTAAATGTACTTCACCATAAGCTCGTGTAGAGCGAAGAACTGTTCCTCTCTTGTCGTACACTTGCTGAGCCGAGCGTACATTTCCCTCGCCAAGCCCAAAAACTCGGTTACTGTAAACAAATCATCCTGAGAGCCCTCTTTTTGTTCAGCCGATCCGCGAGCTCCAGTGCTCGGACCAGCAGCGATGTTTGCGAAAGACAGTCCAGGTGCCACCACGTTCGAGGTGAACTTTCGTGGCGAAGGTGATACTTTCTCAGCCTGCGGGGGTGCTTTGCGAGGTTTTTTCTTCTCCTGGTGCTTGAGATAGTCTTTGCGAGCGGAGCAGTCCTTGAAGTTGGCCGTGTGGTTGAGTTTACAGTTGGCACATCTGATCTTCTGGCGGACGTCCTCCGGAGCCTTCTCTAGTTCGGCCTTCGTTGGGAGCTGGCATTCGTTTGATCCATGTTTGTCTCCACACTTAACACAGCGTGGCGCCATGTTGCAGTAACGGCTGCCATGGCCGAACCCTTGGCAGCGGAAACATTGCATCACTTCCGTTTTCCGGGTGTAGAATCGCCACCAGACCACAACGTTCATGATGCACTTCACTTCGCGCAGTTGAGTCAGCTTTACCGAACCCTTCGCAAAGTTGAGAAGGTAAAGCGCTCGATTTCCATCATCCGATTTGAAAAGCACTTTGACATCCCGCGGGAAGATGTCGTTCTTTTCCAGTTCTTCGATCAGATCATCGACTTCGAATAAGGGAAGACCCGAGAGGACAATTTTCACCATCGCGTCCTCCGGCCTAGCGTGGGTGAAAAACTCCGCATTGCTCTGCTTCAGTTCGGTGGTAATTTTCTGGTGGAGTTCCGCGCACTTTACCTTGATCTGGACAGCTTTCTCAAAATTGCGTAGGCTGTAGCTGCCTCCGCCACCTCCAAGACGTGAAATCAGCTTGTTGATTTCGATCGCCGACTTATTCCGCACCGTTATTGGGGGGCATCGGGTTTTAGCAGTTTTCGTGACGCGGATGTTAACAACTCCCGGGATGCTGTCACCACTGATGCTGCTGAACTCATCGTCTTCCATCGACTGGAGATGGTCAAACCCGTTGGAAAGTGGGATTGGCTGGGTGGACGCGCCGGCCCATGTATTTTCGTTTTGCGTGGTGGTCAAATCCGAGTAAGACGCCCTTCGCCGGAGTGAATAGCTGTGACCAGCTGCTGCGAGTTTTTTCACTTCGGTGTCCAAAGTTGGGTTAGTTTTCAGCTTCGGACCGTAGTCCCGCCGATCGAACGTATGCTGAGTCGTCTTTTTCACACCCGGAACACCATCCGGTGGGGGCTTTGGTTTCTTTTTTCCCATATTCGGTAGGGAAACCGCGCGAGATTACGACCCGCGATTTACGATCGACGATTTTGAAAGTAAACAAGCCCGAGAGCGATTACTCAACGATGTTGACTGGTTGGTAGCTGTCaacgaactgaaaaaaaatacaagaaatgttagaaaaaaacactgctaaagtaaaaaaataacattttaaaaaacattggcaaagtcacataaaacaagcaaaacttccaacccataaattttctaaagttttaagagttcttcttttcaatgctttttaaagatgaaagattggttgaaaaatggattgtttaaaaaaaagtgttcgatGCAAGAACTTTCACTATTTTACAGAATCTACAGAGGAGGGatgatgcgtggacataccgtaccaaacgcttttATGTATCTAAATTTGTGGTTTATTTtgcgctttttgttttttttgtcagtCTTTCAACCCATTTACATTTGagttttttatgtatttgaaaGGCTTGCTAGCATTCTGGGAACACTGGCTGAAAAGGAACataagtttgatttgtttttttttattgttttcgctTATTCTGTTCAttctttttattataattttgtatGAAGCGATCCTCCATGGGTCATTTTTTGAGACATTCAATCGAAATAAGGTGCTAAATGATTTTGCTTAttggttttgacaaaatcactggatttaatcattttttttttttgtaaatctaaatcaaatgcTTCGACTTGATAATCAAGAAGAAAACTTTTGCTGATTTAtggtttccttttttttttgtaatttcagcGAGGAATGCGAAGCTGCCCTGCTGTCTTCAATTGAGGTAAGCGATTCCCTGCCAAATCAACACACTACAACATATCTAATTCTTCCCCCTTCTCTCTTTCAAGACGGCCGACCTGATGGACCTGGATTCGGACATTTTCATGGGTCTCGACCAGTACCCGTCGGGTGGAATCGACGCCATCAAGCTGGAATCGTTCCCGTCGATggaccaccagcagcagcagcagcagcagcttcagcACCCGGAACCCCCCAGCACTCCGGCCCAACTCGCCCTCGACCATCTGAACCGGGCGCCGACGCTGGACGAGGTGCACGATCCGGCGTTCAACTTCAACGTCGACCTGAACGGCGAATCGAGCGGCAAGTCGAGCTGGATGTTTTCCTCGCGGCTGAACAAGGTCTTTGTCAAGATGGGCCAACCGTGCACGTTCAACGTGTCGTACCAGAGTGGCGTGAGCTTACCGCCGCAGCTGCAGGTCCGGGCCATGTTGGTGTGTTCGGCGCTCGAGGATTTGTACACGCCGATCTACAGGTGCGAGAATCACCGTGGGAACGACCGGAGCAATCCGAACCTGTCGCCGTCGGTGATTGCGCACGTCATGCGGTGCTTTAATCCGTCGGTGCGTTACGTTGGGGGCGAGCAGGGTGTGGCGTTCAAGGACCGTCTGGCGGTGGTAGTTCCGCTGGACTCGAGCGCCCAGGAGCAGGTCGTCACGTCGAACGTGTCGCTGGAGTTTGTGTGCCAAAACTCGTGCCGGATCATCAACCGGCGTCCAACGGCCATCATCTTCACGCTGGAGGACGGCCACGGCCAGATCCTCGGCAAGAAGTCGCTCCACCTCAAGGTTTGCAGCTGTCCGAAGCGCGACAAGCAGAAGGAAGAGGAAACGCTCGCGCCGGCCTCCAAGCGGAAGAGCGACGTCGGTCCGGTTGCCCCACCGGGCAAAAAGGTCGCCAAACTGTCCTCGTCCCACCGCAGCCCGAGCGGCGCCAGCGAAAACTCCCCGTCCCACCACCAACAACAACCCCCGGCCGGCAAGCTCGCCTTCATCAAGAAGGAACCATCCCCCGTTCCGCTGTCCCGTAGTGCCAGCGGTGGCGGCGCCCGTGCCCTCACCCCGCTCAACAGCGCCGAGTTGGTGGAGCAGACCGCGACCACGATTGCCGTTCCGATGCCGAGCGTCGAGGCCGCCGTCAAGGTGGCGGAGTACGCGTTCCAGGTCGTGGCCGGTGATTTGGTGCGGTGCGTCGACGATGACCAGCGCAAGAGTTTGGCGGCCTTTCTCACCCAGATCCGGCGGCTGCAGAGTAAGTACGAGCAGTATGTCTGAGTTAACTCGGCGGGGAGGTTTTATGTTTGTATCATTGGAGATATTTATGGCTAGGTTTCAAAGAACTTTGCACTGTCGAATGCTAAAACGAGACTGAGATGATGTATAAATGCTGTTATTTATAAGATTTATTCGCCGCTGTcgactaataaaaaaaagtgcccGTTTCTACGCTAAGACTTGTTGGAAAAAGACAAAACTTGTTGATTTTACGAAAGAATAATATCAAATCaactttaattttaacatttaaagcCGATTTTTGGAAGGTAAGATGACAGAAAACTGGGTTTAAGTTTGGCATGCTATTTTCAATCGATTTACCGAAATTATTGAGCGttaaccgtccaactccaagcgaaacttatttggagaatttcccttgtccccttaaaaaGGTGAATCGTGAATCATCGGGCCTTCACTAAAACCCAAACGAATTGGGACAGTTGTTTTAGCCAGGTTCTTGcacttttttatatatatttttcattgaattagGTTAGAACAGATACAAATCAACTAAAACAGCTGTACATATTCCGACTGTAGTCCCAATTCGCCTCAATTAACGGTACAAATTAGCCAGCTGCTAATTTCTCAAAATggtttgaaaatactagaaaatctgtatcttgtgaTTGTGAacggatcaatttggtgtcttcggcatagggtatatgaccctattttggacctagtacctattttggacctatttttattaatcgaggtagttcaggcttttaaagtacgaattcactgaatcccaccaacagaaagtgtaagcaggatcgttttgtagcttacctcttccaaaaatgttaacatttttgattatttccgctttttcagccactttttccaagCCATTCGTATTTCCTACCATTTTCCTAGCACTtcgat
This is a stretch of genomic DNA from Culex pipiens pallens isolate TS chromosome 1, TS_CPP_V2, whole genome shotgun sequence. It encodes these proteins:
- the LOC120425386 gene encoding cellular tumor antigen p53-like gives rise to the protein MVDSQDMNHQAYGGGDEHHQQQQAEECEAALLSSIETADLMDLDSDIFMGLDQYPSGGIDAIKLESFPSMDHQQQQQQQLQHPEPPSTPAQLALDHLNRAPTLDEVHDPAFNFNVDLNGESSGKSSWMFSSRLNKVFVKMGQPCTFNVSYQSGVSLPPQLQVRAMLVCSALEDLYTPIYRCENHRGNDRSNPNLSPSVIAHVMRCFNPSVRYVGGEQGVAFKDRLAVVVPLDSSAQEQVVTSNVSLEFVCQNSCRIINRRPTAIIFTLEDGHGQILGKKSLHLKVCSCPKRDKQKEEETLAPASKRKSDVGPVAPPGKKVAKLSSSHRSPSGASENSPSHHQQQPPAGKLAFIKKEPSPVPLSRSASGGGARALTPLNSAELVEQTATTIAVPMPSVEAAVKVAEYAFQVVAGDLVRCVDDDQRKSLAAFLTQIRRLQKSLTTGVGRSGHTNSTTDSE